One stretch of Streptomyces sp. R21 DNA includes these proteins:
- a CDS encoding DUF1611 domain-containing protein: MSRIVILAEQSLRPHVPKTAIGVLRYRTDEVVAVVDSSRAGEDAGEALELDFGRRIPVVANIGEALQWQPDTALVGVAPAGDGLDPLWRSCVRDAVEAGLDVVSGLHHMLSEDEELGALAKLRGVTLHDVRKAPATGRIAGYERHRPGSRVVLTVGTDGFAGKMTTSLELHAETRRRGLDSSFLATGQTGIMISGDGLPADHIISDFLPGLVERHVLDHAARHDWVFVEGQGSLNHPAYSAVTLGLLHGALPDAMILCHQSGATSVNGIPHCPLPSLTDAVRMNETAANWLHPRGTSKVVGIALATWRLTEAEARQAVRDAESETGLPATDPWRLGVGPLVDALSAVPPAA, from the coding sequence GTGAGCCGTATCGTCATCCTTGCCGAGCAGAGCCTGCGGCCCCATGTACCGAAGACAGCGATCGGTGTGCTGCGCTACCGCACCGACGAAGTCGTGGCGGTGGTCGACAGCAGCAGAGCGGGGGAGGACGCCGGCGAGGCACTCGAACTCGACTTCGGGCGGCGTATCCCCGTGGTGGCGAACATCGGCGAAGCCCTGCAGTGGCAGCCGGACACCGCCCTGGTGGGGGTGGCACCGGCGGGAGACGGGCTCGATCCGCTGTGGCGTTCCTGCGTGCGCGACGCCGTGGAGGCGGGGCTGGACGTCGTGAGCGGCCTGCACCATATGTTGTCGGAGGACGAGGAACTCGGCGCTCTGGCCAAGCTCAGGGGAGTCACTCTCCACGACGTACGCAAGGCGCCGGCGACAGGGCGCATCGCCGGCTACGAGCGTCACCGCCCCGGCAGCCGGGTGGTACTGACCGTCGGCACGGACGGCTTCGCGGGCAAGATGACGACGTCTCTGGAACTGCACGCGGAGACCCGGCGACGCGGTCTCGACAGCTCGTTCCTCGCCACCGGGCAGACCGGAATCATGATCTCCGGGGACGGCCTGCCCGCCGACCACATCATCAGCGACTTTCTGCCGGGGCTGGTGGAGCGGCACGTACTCGACCACGCTGCCCGGCACGACTGGGTCTTCGTCGAGGGACAGGGGTCGTTGAACCACCCGGCGTACTCTGCGGTGACCCTCGGGCTGCTGCACGGGGCGCTGCCCGATGCGATGATCCTCTGCCACCAGTCCGGGGCGACCTCGGTCAACGGCATCCCTCACTGCCCTCTGCCGTCCCTGACGGACGCGGTGCGGATGAACGAGACAGCCGCGAACTGGCTGCATCCGCGCGGCACGAGCAAGGTGGTGGGCATCGCGCTGGCGACATGGCGGCTGACGGAAGCGGAGGCGCGACAGGCCGTACGGGATGCGGAAAGCGAGACGGGACTGCCCGCAACCGACCCGTGGCGCCTGGGCGTTGGTCCCCTGGTCGACGCGCTTTCGGCGGTACCGCCCGCTGCGTGA
- a CDS encoding alpha/beta hydrolase-fold protein, whose amino-acid sequence MSAPDVVALDHDSACLRGNPLGDPHRRRVEVHLPPGYDETRRYPVIYWLTGYGARPTLTGQALAFGDSPGGLIHRAMADGRVPPALLVVPDCTTAYGGSQFINSATSGRYLDHLAEVVAEVDRRLPTRPDATWRAVAGKSSGGYGALVAAMTTDLFGAALAHSPDAGFEYTYLPLLPRTLDAVAAAGGIDALLARRSDGPHDATFMVAMSIIAMGMCYGDKPGLAPAEALPCDPSTGDFRDEVWHRWLTHDPVRMVPAHRDRLAALRLLYVDVGARDDYAMHWGARALHSALDRHGVRHIYREHEGGHHGIETRFADSLAELTQVWRSGTETR is encoded by the coding sequence ATGAGCGCCCCGGACGTCGTCGCCCTCGACCACGACAGCGCCTGCTTACGCGGCAACCCGCTGGGCGACCCACACCGGCGCCGCGTCGAGGTGCATCTGCCGCCAGGCTACGACGAGACCCGCCGATACCCGGTGATCTACTGGCTGACCGGCTACGGAGCCCGTCCCACGCTCACCGGGCAGGCACTGGCGTTCGGCGACTCGCCCGGCGGGCTCATCCACCGGGCGATGGCAGACGGCCGAGTGCCGCCCGCGCTGCTCGTCGTACCGGACTGCACCACCGCCTACGGCGGATCGCAGTTCATCAACTCCGCCACTTCCGGCCGGTACCTGGACCATCTCGCCGAGGTCGTCGCGGAAGTGGACCGACGGCTGCCCACACGGCCGGACGCCACCTGGCGCGCCGTCGCAGGCAAGTCCAGCGGCGGATACGGAGCGCTCGTCGCAGCGATGACGACCGACCTGTTCGGCGCGGCACTCGCTCATTCACCCGACGCCGGCTTCGAGTACACGTATCTGCCGCTGCTGCCCCGCACCCTGGACGCCGTGGCCGCGGCGGGCGGCATCGACGCACTGCTGGCCCGCCGCTCCGACGGCCCGCACGACGCGACCTTCATGGTGGCGATGAGCATCATCGCGATGGGCATGTGCTACGGCGACAAACCCGGCCTGGCACCGGCGGAGGCCCTGCCCTGCGACCCGTCGACCGGCGACTTCCGCGACGAGGTCTGGCACCGCTGGCTCACGCACGACCCGGTGCGGATGGTGCCGGCCCACCGCGACCGACTGGCCGCTCTGCGGCTGCTGTACGTCGATGTCGGCGCCCGGGACGACTACGCCATGCACTGGGGGGCGCGAGCGCTGCACTCCGCCCTCGACCGCCACGGCGTGCGCCACATCTACCGGGAACACGAGGGCGGCCATCACGGGATCGAGACCCGGTTCGCCGACTCACTCGCCGAACTCACCCAGGTGTGGCGATCCGGAACGGAGACACGCTGA
- a CDS encoding SUMF1/EgtB/PvdO family nonheme iron enzyme, whose translation MIGHLISHTIELPVDLLDIDDSDDTRYWASIRSVVARAEEMAGSADGMLLLVSLVAKHPEWPVRAAAVRLLATHHLGDATAESAVAAGTHDPVDWVAFTALKVITDHRIRTAVPDLIRISGWPSNFTRSEFSRKPVGCGAAFTKRALLTIFGTRDTAELRRLEDDFFSDMRERVAAQRKRPRKNTDVVLVQAGPFIAGSPNTDSGPFRMTQDDSVLRAVDLPAFLIDRTTVTNARYREFLEEIGDSAEFDHPDQPTDRSHRPVHWHDARINAPGMPIVGIDWYDAYAFANWAGGTLPSELQWEKAARGVDGRSYPWGESWEPERVNFVERTYGTEVHDLDSLEALLVTTTHDDTPPHPLMESDSLPEGASPYGVLHMSGNVWELTRTNFYTGDDMDPFFKGRHPAEFMNRKDAFHVLRGGTWTSPQACLTTYYRGKDLITDRHNEVGFRCAYEVTG comes from the coding sequence ATGATCGGTCACCTGATATCGCACACGATCGAATTGCCGGTCGACCTGTTGGACATCGATGACTCCGACGACACTCGCTACTGGGCGTCGATCCGTTCCGTCGTCGCCCGGGCAGAGGAGATGGCAGGCTCGGCCGACGGCATGCTGCTCCTGGTCAGTCTTGTCGCGAAGCACCCCGAGTGGCCGGTGCGCGCGGCCGCTGTCCGGCTCCTCGCCACGCATCACCTGGGCGATGCCACGGCGGAGTCCGCCGTGGCCGCCGGTACCCACGATCCTGTCGACTGGGTCGCCTTCACCGCCTTGAAGGTCATCACCGACCACCGGATCCGCACCGCCGTGCCCGACCTGATCCGCATTTCCGGGTGGCCCAGCAACTTCACGCGTTCCGAATTCTCCAGGAAGCCGGTCGGCTGCGGAGCGGCCTTCACCAAGCGGGCGTTGCTCACCATCTTCGGCACCCGGGACACGGCTGAACTCCGCCGACTTGAGGACGATTTCTTTTCGGACATGCGGGAGCGCGTCGCGGCACAACGGAAGCGCCCGCGAAAGAACACCGACGTGGTTCTGGTGCAGGCCGGCCCCTTTATCGCCGGTTCGCCGAACACCGATTCCGGCCCGTTCCGCATGACGCAGGACGACAGTGTGCTGCGCGCCGTAGACCTTCCAGCATTTCTCATCGATCGCACCACCGTGACCAACGCGCGGTACAGGGAGTTCCTGGAAGAGATCGGGGATTCCGCCGAATTCGACCACCCGGACCAGCCGACCGACCGGTCCCACCGGCCCGTGCACTGGCACGACGCAAGGATCAACGCGCCCGGGATGCCGATCGTCGGCATCGACTGGTACGACGCCTACGCCTTCGCGAACTGGGCGGGCGGAACGCTGCCGAGCGAACTCCAGTGGGAGAAGGCCGCGCGCGGCGTCGACGGCCGCAGCTACCCGTGGGGCGAGTCCTGGGAGCCGGAGCGGGTGAACTTCGTCGAGCGGACGTACGGCACCGAGGTGCACGACCTGGACTCGCTGGAAGCCCTCCTGGTCACCACCACCCACGACGACACGCCCCCGCACCCCCTGATGGAGTCCGACAGCCTCCCCGAGGGCGCCAGTCCGTACGGGGTGCTGCACATGTCCGGCAACGTGTGGGAACTGACCCGGACGAACTTCTACACCGGTGACGACATGGACCCGTTCTTCAAGGGACGGCACCCGGCGGAGTTCATGAACCGCAAGGACGCCTTCCATGTGCTGCGCGGCGGTACATGGACCTCTCCGCAGGCGTGCCTGACCACGTACTACCGGGGCAAGGACCTCATCACCGACCGCCACAACGAGGTCGGCTTCCGCTGCGCCTACGAGGTGACCGGCTGA
- a CDS encoding asparagine synthetase B, whose protein sequence is MCGIAGFISLDGPRDRPWLTHLGTTLTTAMAHRGESAAAPYVSADGTVMLACVRLAVRDRSAAGDQPMASPDGRVVLVHNGEVYGSRSPAPPPWPTRTSCDTEFILQQVSRADDPATVLRPLDGMFALAWHDNHSGRTVLARDHFGIKPLVYTYTDGGVLFASEPGALLSTGLVAAETDPEEFVLRAWVRMDAADDRTWLRGVRALQPAEYLVLDPPHARTHRYWLPEPEDTPVTAEEIRAAFDASVSRASVSDVPRAAVLSGGVDSSAVLAGLRAADVPAHPYVLRYQDGIGGSGDDVEHAQVVARRLGLPMTVCELDRETAAELVPALPQRLMRPLLHGAELAMHRLYQKVAENGQVVVYSGHGADEMWGYQDGRYFPVVDPAAPTHVHGRHYLTHHLHPDERPAWARLVEWLAQGLDVDMAAVREQVWERVMGEYRALDTLDPVKRGRLHLMRRFLVYVNDMVDATSSTFTLEDRPVFQDVTLAELAFRCPEHLKNTGEPGSHKELLKSALTDLLPTSVLRRSKQGFPSPTDTGYRRRLLDLADAHGRPFGLPPLPPGLREELGVGEWMFLASSAAWLEHLGTLRTGHTASAAGAIPLGAGIGAAP, encoded by the coding sequence ATGTGCGGAATCGCAGGCTTCATCAGCCTGGACGGGCCCCGCGACCGACCATGGCTGACCCATCTCGGCACGACCTTGACGACAGCCATGGCCCACCGCGGCGAGAGCGCCGCGGCCCCGTACGTCTCGGCCGACGGCACGGTGATGCTGGCCTGTGTCCGGCTCGCCGTACGGGACCGCTCCGCCGCGGGCGACCAGCCCATGGCCAGTCCGGACGGCCGGGTCGTCCTGGTGCACAACGGAGAGGTGTACGGGTCCCGGTCACCGGCACCGCCGCCCTGGCCCACCCGCACCTCCTGCGACACCGAGTTCATCCTCCAGCAGGTCAGCCGCGCCGACGATCCCGCGACCGTGCTGCGGCCGCTGGACGGGATGTTCGCGCTCGCCTGGCACGACAACCACAGCGGACGTACCGTCCTGGCCAGGGACCACTTCGGGATCAAACCTCTGGTCTACACGTACACCGACGGGGGTGTGCTGTTCGCCTCCGAGCCGGGAGCCTTGCTGAGCACCGGTCTGGTGGCGGCCGAGACGGACCCCGAGGAGTTCGTTCTGCGGGCCTGGGTCCGGATGGACGCGGCCGACGACCGGACCTGGCTGCGCGGCGTACGGGCCCTGCAGCCCGCCGAGTACCTCGTACTGGACCCACCGCACGCGCGCACCCATCGCTACTGGCTGCCCGAGCCCGAGGACACCCCGGTGACCGCCGAGGAGATCAGAGCGGCCTTCGACGCGTCGGTCAGCCGGGCGAGCGTGTCCGACGTCCCCCGCGCGGCGGTGCTCAGCGGCGGCGTGGACAGCTCGGCCGTCCTCGCCGGCCTGCGCGCCGCGGACGTCCCCGCCCACCCCTACGTACTGCGCTACCAGGACGGCATCGGCGGCTCGGGCGACGACGTCGAGCACGCCCAGGTGGTGGCGCGGCGCCTGGGGCTGCCCATGACGGTGTGTGAACTGGACCGCGAGACCGCCGCCGAGCTGGTCCCGGCTCTCCCACAACGGCTGATGCGCCCGCTCCTGCACGGCGCCGAACTGGCCATGCACCGCCTCTACCAGAAGGTCGCCGAGAACGGGCAGGTCGTCGTCTACTCCGGACACGGCGCCGACGAGATGTGGGGCTACCAGGACGGCCGCTACTTCCCCGTGGTCGACCCCGCCGCACCCACGCACGTGCACGGCCGCCACTACCTGACCCACCATCTCCATCCCGACGAACGCCCCGCCTGGGCACGGCTGGTGGAATGGCTGGCGCAGGGACTGGACGTCGACATGGCCGCCGTCCGCGAGCAGGTGTGGGAACGGGTCATGGGCGAATACCGAGCGCTGGACACCCTCGACCCGGTCAAACGCGGGCGCCTCCATCTGATGCGGCGGTTCCTGGTCTACGTCAACGACATGGTCGACGCCACGTCGTCCACCTTCACCCTTGAGGACCGGCCCGTCTTCCAGGACGTGACCCTGGCCGAACTCGCCTTCCGCTGTCCCGAGCACCTGAAGAACACCGGTGAGCCCGGCAGCCACAAGGAGCTGCTGAAGTCGGCGCTGACCGACCTGCTGCCCACCTCCGTGCTGCGCCGGAGCAAGCAGGGCTTCCCTTCGCCCACCGACACCGGCTACCGACGCAGACTCCTCGACCTTGCCGACGCGCACGGACGGCCGTTCGGCCTGCCTCCGCTTCCGCCGGGCCTGAGGGAAGAACTGGGCGTGGGCGAATGGATGTTCCTCGCATCCAGCGCCGCCTGGCTGGAGCACCTCGGCACGCTTCGGACGGGCCACACGGCGTCCGCTGCGGGTGCGATCCCCCTGGGCGCCGGTATCGGCGCCGCCCCATGA
- a CDS encoding MFS transporter has product MKWGLPARGPGRWLAAGSFAGAAGLGSVVPFTAVYFTRSVGLGSGAVGLGMSLGSALAVAVLAPAGRLADRVGARVLSIVVSLVAAASMACFLLVNSYGEFLVVACLVTVGLGVRRVAENTLIGQLMDQDSRVEFKAYQRSVYNLGFAVGTLGAAVPLQMGTQAAYAGLITGGALLTATVALTTFRLPSTAFPSAKPSVPATARLQHRFGGRGPRDGPYLAVALLSGLLVVRNSVLTIAVPLWVLGHTDAPPSTAALVIGLNTAMVVLLQVSASRRVDSPRAAVRVNTRGALALLVGCLLYGAAGQLPLVHTVVVLVLATVCFTYGEMWTSAAGWCFAYDLADPRAPGAYQGIFGMGTGVADIVGPVTATSVVVALGIPGWAAVGVCFVVAALLTGPVVERCLRRRAPAHRPHQASSADCEASP; this is encoded by the coding sequence ATGAAATGGGGGCTCCCTGCCCGCGGACCGGGGCGCTGGCTCGCCGCCGGCTCCTTTGCCGGGGCGGCCGGTCTCGGCTCGGTGGTCCCGTTCACCGCCGTCTACTTCACCCGCTCGGTAGGTCTGGGAAGCGGAGCGGTGGGGCTCGGAATGTCCCTCGGCAGTGCCCTGGCCGTCGCCGTGCTGGCGCCCGCCGGACGGCTCGCCGACCGCGTCGGCGCGCGGGTGCTGTCCATCGTCGTGTCGCTGGTGGCCGCGGCTTCGATGGCCTGCTTCCTGCTGGTCAACTCGTACGGCGAGTTCCTGGTCGTGGCGTGCCTGGTGACTGTCGGTCTGGGCGTACGCCGCGTCGCCGAGAACACCCTCATCGGCCAACTCATGGACCAGGACTCCCGGGTGGAGTTCAAGGCGTACCAGCGTTCGGTGTACAACCTGGGCTTCGCCGTCGGCACCCTGGGGGCGGCCGTGCCCCTCCAGATGGGGACCCAGGCCGCGTATGCCGGGCTGATCACCGGTGGAGCGCTGCTCACGGCCACCGTGGCGCTGACCACCTTCCGGCTGCCGTCGACGGCCTTCCCGTCGGCCAAGCCGTCCGTGCCGGCTACAGCACGACTGCAGCATCGCTTTGGCGGGCGTGGCCCGCGCGACGGACCCTACTTGGCCGTCGCGCTGCTGAGCGGACTGCTCGTCGTGCGCAACAGCGTCCTGACGATCGCCGTGCCGCTGTGGGTACTCGGCCACACGGACGCTCCGCCCTCGACGGCCGCCCTGGTCATCGGGCTCAACACCGCGATGGTCGTCCTGTTGCAGGTCAGTGCCTCCCGCCGCGTCGACTCGCCGCGCGCCGCGGTGCGTGTGAACACCCGGGGTGCGCTGGCCCTGCTCGTCGGCTGCCTCTTGTACGGAGCAGCCGGGCAACTGCCGCTGGTCCACACCGTGGTGGTCCTCGTGCTGGCGACGGTCTGCTTCACCTATGGGGAGATGTGGACGTCGGCTGCCGGCTGGTGCTTTGCCTATGACCTCGCGGACCCACGTGCCCCGGGCGCGTATCAGGGCATCTTCGGCATGGGCACCGGCGTGGCCGACATCGTAGGACCGGTGACCGCCACGAGCGTGGTCGTGGCCCTGGGGATCCCCGGATGGGCCGCGGTCGGCGTGTGCTTCGTCGTGGCGGCCCTGCTCACCGGACCCGTGGTGGAGAGGTGCCTGCGGCGCCGCGCTCCCGCCCATCGTCCCCATCAGGCGTCTTCTGCAGACTGTGAGGCATCACCGTGA
- a CDS encoding ATP-grasp domain-containing protein: MPIHSMNDRVAVIVDGHSTGALLAPAFAAFGINAVHVENRTERSAAHLRTFAPENYLDCLSFGGDWAALLTELKPYRIGWVVAGTDSGTGTADRLADLLGLKERNPADSSTARRDKLAMQQALREAGVPTAWFASARSSLEARRLAAEHGGTVVVKPLRSGGTDGVSVCHDPEQVALAVEALTASRTIYGEVNDVVLLQEHLDGDEYMVNTISADGRHRVSEVWRSEKTLVGSAPVYDYTELVTADQPGVGLVIDYVRSILDALDIRWGPAHTEVIVTTDGPRLVETAPRLQGTLDISATTRATGRNLVADTVHALVDPAFLALAALCDTPLLRPILGVSFICPVSGTLRSDLDWARMRSLPSFHSLLAPVGRAGDPVRRTSDLFTRPGALYLVHTDRAVLKRDHATIRAWERNGFYDVEPDRT, from the coding sequence GTGCCGATCCACAGCATGAACGACCGCGTCGCCGTGATCGTCGACGGCCACTCCACCGGCGCGCTCCTGGCCCCGGCCTTCGCCGCCTTCGGCATCAACGCCGTGCACGTGGAGAACCGCACCGAACGCTCCGCCGCGCACCTGCGCACCTTCGCGCCGGAGAACTACCTCGACTGCCTCTCCTTCGGCGGCGACTGGGCGGCCTTGTTGACCGAACTGAAGCCGTACCGCATCGGTTGGGTGGTCGCCGGCACCGACTCGGGCACCGGAACGGCCGACCGGCTCGCCGACCTCCTCGGCCTGAAGGAGCGCAATCCGGCGGACAGTTCGACCGCCCGCCGGGACAAGCTGGCCATGCAGCAGGCGCTGCGCGAGGCAGGCGTGCCCACTGCCTGGTTCGCATCGGCCCGTTCTTCTCTCGAGGCCCGCCGCCTCGCCGCCGAACACGGTGGGACGGTGGTCGTCAAACCGCTGCGCAGTGGTGGCACCGACGGCGTGTCCGTGTGCCACGACCCGGAGCAGGTGGCGCTCGCCGTGGAGGCCCTCACCGCGAGCCGCACCATCTACGGGGAGGTCAACGACGTCGTCCTGCTCCAGGAGCATCTCGACGGCGACGAGTACATGGTGAACACCATCAGCGCGGACGGGCGCCACCGGGTGTCGGAGGTCTGGCGCTCGGAAAAGACCCTGGTCGGCAGCGCCCCGGTGTACGACTACACGGAACTGGTGACAGCCGATCAGCCGGGCGTCGGGCTCGTGATCGACTACGTCCGGTCCATCCTGGACGCGCTGGACATCCGTTGGGGACCGGCCCACACCGAGGTCATCGTCACGACGGACGGGCCGCGTCTCGTCGAGACCGCACCCCGTCTCCAGGGGACCCTCGACATCTCGGCCACCACCCGGGCCACGGGACGCAACCTGGTGGCCGACACCGTTCACGCACTGGTGGATCCCGCTTTCCTGGCCCTGGCTGCGCTCTGCGACACCCCGCTGCTGCGCCCGATCCTCGGCGTCAGTTTCATCTGCCCGGTCAGCGGCACCCTCCGGTCCGATCTCGACTGGGCCAGGATGCGCAGCCTGCCCTCCTTCCACAGCCTCCTCGCCCCGGTCGGTCGCGCCGGGGACCCCGTCCGTCGCACCAGCGACCTGTTCACCCGCCCCGGCGCGCTGTACCTGGTGCACACCGACCGCGCCGTGCTGAAGCGGGACCACGCCACGATCCGGGCGTGGGAGCGCAACGGGTTCTACGACGTCGAGCCGGACCGGACGTGA
- a CDS encoding MBL fold metallo-hydrolase: MRLTSLGHAAVLVETGSERILVDPWLTQRLDRFWEHHPALPDGLEHVLDEGVDCIVFSHHHFDHHHFPSLARLQDGVDVDFDDSPRRAPDITCVYPVGRVPPTLTASGLGHQAIAWTLRRLGFERLHPVTPGDTVTLAGATLRTFVSDVPFPEMSVLIETADGTAMLCGDSLLHDSTVEFLERPEAPRIDIAFVPAHSISPPGVLTERRPLIDPEAPLARARANFDRYTDVLSATTTVPSSFGWKVSGDGEQDYTWCNRTIFPFSPTDALRRLRERGRDGLLWGPGQVIEVSDGKAVLTDDGLIPADGYDFDSVYAEVAFDPQAHVPAFDPAADRYGRQTRGCEELLGELLDRLVATDFWYRALDSGTAQHVISLHEDGGTQTAFLLDPVAGRIVRLGKGAAREHLFGGESWTEIAASTLQALLEAHLLFGSSYSLWASNSNLLSAVFHHPSYYTRHVERELQESDGT; this comes from the coding sequence ATGCGGCTGACATCCCTGGGCCATGCCGCCGTCCTCGTCGAGACCGGCAGCGAACGCATCCTCGTCGACCCCTGGCTGACCCAGCGTCTGGACCGCTTCTGGGAGCACCATCCGGCCCTGCCGGACGGTCTGGAGCACGTCCTGGACGAGGGGGTGGACTGCATCGTCTTCAGCCACCACCACTTCGACCACCATCACTTTCCCTCGCTGGCCCGGCTCCAGGACGGCGTCGACGTCGACTTCGACGACAGCCCGCGCCGCGCTCCGGACATCACCTGCGTGTATCCCGTCGGGCGGGTCCCCCCGACGCTGACCGCCTCCGGGCTCGGCCATCAGGCCATCGCCTGGACGCTGCGCCGACTCGGGTTCGAGCGGCTGCACCCGGTGACTCCCGGGGACACGGTCACACTCGCCGGGGCGACCCTGCGCACCTTCGTCTCCGACGTGCCCTTCCCGGAGATGAGCGTGCTGATCGAGACCGCCGACGGCACGGCCATGCTGTGCGGCGACTCCCTGCTGCACGACTCCACGGTGGAGTTCCTGGAGCGCCCTGAAGCGCCGCGCATCGACATCGCGTTCGTGCCGGCGCACAGCATCTCGCCGCCGGGAGTCCTCACCGAACGCAGGCCGCTCATCGACCCCGAGGCGCCGCTGGCCCGAGCGAGGGCCAACTTCGACCGCTACACCGACGTGCTGTCGGCGACGACCACCGTGCCCTCGTCCTTCGGCTGGAAGGTCAGCGGCGACGGCGAACAGGACTACACGTGGTGCAACCGCACCATCTTCCCGTTCAGCCCCACCGACGCCCTGCGCCGACTGCGCGAACGCGGCCGTGACGGCCTGCTGTGGGGGCCGGGCCAGGTCATCGAGGTGTCGGACGGCAAGGCCGTACTCACCGACGACGGCCTGATCCCGGCGGACGGCTACGACTTCGACAGCGTCTACGCCGAGGTCGCGTTCGACCCACAGGCGCATGTCCCGGCCTTCGACCCCGCAGCCGACCGCTACGGCCGGCAGACGCGCGGCTGCGAGGAACTCCTGGGAGAGCTCCTCGACCGGCTCGTGGCCACGGACTTCTGGTATCGGGCGCTGGACAGCGGGACCGCGCAGCACGTCATCTCGCTGCACGAGGACGGCGGCACACAGACCGCCTTCCTCCTCGACCCGGTGGCCGGTCGGATCGTCCGCCTGGGGAAGGGGGCGGCGCGCGAGCACCTCTTCGGCGGCGAGAGCTGGACCGAGATCGCCGCGTCCACCCTCCAGGCACTGCTCGAAGCGCATCTGCTGTTCGGCAGCTCCTACAGCCTCTGGGCGAGCAACAGCAATCTGCTGTCCGCGGTCTTCCACCACCCCTCCTACTACACCCGCCATGTGGAGCGCGAACTTCAGGAGTCGGACGGCACATGA
- a CDS encoding phytanoyl-CoA dioxygenase family protein, whose product MQVTELHDLRTQGFRSLPGLVPDDELGRLRRAVDELHELAGALTESSGDFVLEASGVGGWAAWRRGIAPIPGLLRSVQRIHAHVPYFSELQERLDLVDSVVTPAVGAPVRMVNSFLWAKPPKVGSEKPWHQDMAFAPPGFDTGHRSVMTVWIAVDAATESNGCLQFVPGSHLHGLLPHTGERDDLPASEAVEPQVDPGRVFPGVTPVSLPLSSGSAVVFDGLILHRSAPNLTQDQPRTAVSFVFEVPRPVWTRAAVPTP is encoded by the coding sequence ATGCAGGTCACCGAGCTTCACGACTTACGGACGCAGGGGTTCCGGTCGCTGCCCGGACTCGTCCCTGACGACGAGCTGGGGCGGTTGCGCCGAGCCGTCGACGAACTGCACGAGCTGGCAGGTGCCTTGACCGAGTCGAGCGGGGATTTCGTGCTGGAGGCCTCCGGTGTCGGCGGCTGGGCGGCCTGGCGGCGAGGTATCGCCCCCATACCCGGGCTGCTCCGCTCGGTCCAGCGGATCCACGCCCATGTGCCGTACTTCTCGGAGCTGCAGGAGAGGCTGGACCTGGTCGACTCCGTCGTGACACCGGCCGTGGGCGCCCCGGTCCGGATGGTCAACTCCTTCCTGTGGGCCAAGCCGCCCAAGGTCGGCTCCGAGAAGCCGTGGCACCAGGACATGGCGTTCGCTCCCCCGGGCTTCGACACCGGCCACCGCAGCGTCATGACCGTCTGGATCGCCGTGGACGCCGCCACCGAGAGCAACGGCTGCCTGCAGTTCGTCCCCGGGTCCCATCTGCACGGTCTGCTTCCGCACACCGGCGAACGCGACGATCTCCCGGCGAGTGAAGCGGTGGAGCCGCAGGTGGACCCGGGCCGGGTGTTCCCCGGAGTCACGCCGGTCTCGCTCCCGCTGAGCAGCGGTTCGGCTGTCGTCTTCGACGGTCTGATCCTGCACCGCTCCGCCCCCAACCTCACACAGGACCAGCCGCGTACCGCGGTCAGCTTCGTGTTCGAGGTGCCCCGTCCGGTGTGGACCCGTGCCGCGGTGCCCACTCCGTAA